The proteins below are encoded in one region of Lasioglossum baleicum unplaced genomic scaffold, iyLasBale1 scaffold0023, whole genome shotgun sequence:
- the LOC143219313 gene encoding uncharacterized protein LOC143219313, which translates to MGQLYTIHIRYMDNGIATILVLCETRTAAMYTAIWKQIFTLIPELPNNIRFIMSDYEAAAVTTLNELFPNAHIHGCWFHYCQAILRKWRKLGLTNVPNTVLRMSMSLALVPETKFQEALLIIQKEADNIASNFPNVLLFMTYMRINWLKMASQVSVYNCPVRTNNIAESFHNVAGQKLGKQNINVWAFLEKIRDLLMDQELDLNRLQNGVASRKPRTRENISRRKKIAKAQAEFDTGRLSLEEFLNIFHHKDTIFKINQISALAGVTSWRGYKSKRREYRGPATLLFH; encoded by the exons ATGGGACAGCTCTACACCATCCATATACGCTACATGGATAAT GGTATTGCAACTATACTTGTACTGTGCGAAACACGGACGGCTGCGATGTATACTGCCATATGGAAacaaatatttactttaataCCCGAATTACCAAATAATATAAGATTCATAATGAGTGATTATGAAGCAGCTGCTGTTACAACTCTAAATGAGTTATTCCCTAATGCGCATATACATGGTTGCTGGTTTCACTATTGTCAG GCTATTCTGCGAAAGTGGCGCAAACTTGGTTTGACTAATGTacctaatactgttctgcgtatgTCAATGTCTTTGGCTTTAGTACCTGAAACAAAATTTCAAGAAGCCttattaattatacaaaaaGAGGCAGACAACATAGCAAGTAATTTCCCCAATGTTCTTTTATTTATGACTTACATGCGAATTAATTGGTTAAAAATGGCATCGCAAGTAAGCGTATACAATTGTCCGGTGCGCACTAACAATATTGCAGAGTCTTTCCATAATGTTGCTGGTCAAAAATTAGGAAAACAGAACATAAACGTTTGGGCATTTCTAG aaaaaataagAGATTTGCTTATGGATCAAGAATTAGATTTGAATCGGCTACAAAATGGTGTAGCGTCTCGAAAACCACGTACTCGTGAAAATATTAGTCGAAGGAAAAAAATTGCTAAAGCTCAAGCTGAATTTGATACTGGAAG ATTATCTCTAGAggagtttttaaatatatttcatcataaagacacaatttttaaaatcaatcaaatcagtgcattggcaggtgtcacgtcctggcggggctataagagcaagagaagagaataccgcggcccggctactctgctcttccactga